Proteins from one Amycolatopsis benzoatilytica AK 16/65 genomic window:
- a CDS encoding amidase — MGRRLPAVLAALVAAAGLVTAPPASADPYFDLDRADIPSLQHRMAAGQLTAIALTSAYLARIRALDPKVNAVLALNPSALAQAAASDLRHRTGRIRGPLDGIPVLVKDNVDTRDQNTTAGSRALRSRPAADATLITRLRDAGAVILGKANLSEWANFRAAKPTSGWSGVGGQTHNPYVLDHNPCGSSAGSAAGVAASLAQVAIGSETDGSIVCPAGMTGTVGHKPSLGLVSRHGVVPISAEQDTAGPIARNVVDTAITLSVLQGRDPADPATLRYPSTQPADYAKLLRPGVLRGARIGLWRLPVLGPDTDAVVSNVKASLEKAGATVVEVNLPYQDRLSELEFPALLTEFHRDIDAYLATRPTGPRTLADLVAYNRADPLERTCFAGQELFEQALAAPGPDDPAYRKNRAELTDLARRSLDETLAKYRLDAIASPTNPPAWKTDCAKGDNDVIPSSTPAAVAGYPAVTVPAGSVGPLPVGISFMGGQWADGKMLAIAADYTRVAPVRVPPKFLPALPAR; from the coding sequence ATGGGAAGAAGACTGCCCGCCGTCCTGGCCGCGCTCGTCGCGGCCGCGGGGCTGGTGACGGCACCGCCGGCGTCCGCCGACCCGTACTTCGACCTGGACCGGGCGGACATCCCGTCCCTGCAGCACCGGATGGCGGCCGGCCAGCTCACCGCCATCGCCCTGACCAGCGCTTACCTGGCGCGTATCCGGGCGCTGGACCCGAAAGTCAACGCCGTTCTCGCGCTCAACCCGAGTGCGCTGGCCCAGGCCGCGGCCAGCGACCTGCGGCACCGGACCGGTCGCATCCGTGGTCCGCTTGACGGGATTCCGGTGCTGGTCAAGGACAACGTGGACACCCGGGACCAGAACACCACCGCCGGTTCGCGCGCGCTGCGCAGCCGGCCGGCCGCGGACGCCACGCTGATCACCCGGCTGCGCGACGCGGGCGCGGTGATCCTCGGGAAGGCGAACCTGTCCGAATGGGCGAACTTCCGCGCCGCGAAACCGACTTCCGGCTGGTCCGGCGTCGGCGGCCAGACCCACAACCCGTACGTGCTTGACCACAACCCGTGCGGGTCGTCCGCCGGGTCCGCGGCTGGCGTCGCCGCTTCGCTGGCGCAGGTCGCGATCGGCAGCGAGACAGACGGGTCGATCGTGTGCCCGGCCGGGATGACCGGCACGGTAGGGCACAAGCCCAGCCTGGGGCTGGTCAGCCGACACGGGGTCGTGCCGATTTCCGCGGAGCAGGACACCGCGGGACCCATCGCGCGCAACGTCGTGGACACTGCGATCACGTTGTCGGTGCTGCAGGGCCGGGACCCGGCGGACCCGGCGACGCTGCGCTACCCGTCGACGCAGCCGGCCGACTACGCGAAGCTGCTCCGCCCCGGCGTACTGCGCGGCGCGCGGATCGGCTTGTGGCGGTTGCCGGTGCTCGGCCCGGACACGGACGCTGTGGTCAGCAACGTGAAGGCGTCGCTGGAGAAAGCAGGGGCGACCGTCGTCGAGGTGAACCTGCCGTACCAGGACCGGCTGTCCGAGCTGGAGTTCCCGGCGCTGCTCACCGAGTTCCACCGGGACATCGACGCCTACCTGGCGACCCGCCCGACAGGACCGCGCACGCTGGCGGACCTCGTCGCGTACAACCGTGCCGACCCGCTCGAGCGGACTTGCTTCGCCGGTCAGGAACTGTTCGAGCAGGCGCTGGCCGCCCCCGGCCCGGACGATCCGGCCTATCGGAAGAACCGCGCGGAGCTGACCGACCTGGCGAGGCGGTCGCTGGACGAAACCCTCGCGAAGTACCGCCTGGACGCGATCGCGTCGCCGACGAACCCGCCGGCGTGGAAGACCGACTGCGCCAAGGGCGACAACGACGTGATCCCGTCCTCGACACCAGCCGCGGTCGCCGGCTACCCGGCAGTCACCGTTCCGGCCGGATCGGTCGGGCCGCTGCCGGTGGGGATTTCGTTCATGGGCGGGCAGTGGGCCGACGGCAAGATGCTCGCGATCGCCGCGGACTACACACGAGTAGCGCCGGTCCGGGTGCCGCCGAAGTTCCTCCCGGCGCTGCCTGCCCGGTAG
- the glnA gene encoding type I glutamate--ammonia ligase yields MDRQQEFVLRTLEERDIRFVRLWFTDVLGFLKSVAVAPAELEGAFSEGIGFDGSAIEGFARVYESDMVAKPDPSTFQVLPWETPEGSPYSARMFCDIAMPDGSPSWADPRHVLRRQLSKASEAGFTCYVHPEIEFFLLANLPDDGREPEPADNGGYFDQAAHATATHFRRHAIETLEAMGISVEFSHHEGAPGQQEIDLRYADALTMADNVMTFRYVVKEVALTQGVHATFMPKPFTGQPGSGMHTHVSLFEGDRNAFYDAEDPHELSETGKAFVAGVLHYAKEISAVTNQWVNSYKRLISGSEAPTTVSWGRANRSALVRVPMYSPGKASSRRVEIRTLDSACNPYLAYSVILAAGLKGIEKGYELPPPAEDNIWQLSDAERRAAGYAQLPQNLGEALAEMEKSELLPEALGEHVYDFFLRNKRVEWDNYRSAVTPYELRTLLPML; encoded by the coding sequence ATGGATCGCCAGCAGGAATTCGTGCTCCGCACTTTGGAAGAGCGCGACATCCGTTTCGTTCGCCTGTGGTTCACCGACGTGCTGGGGTTCCTGAAGTCCGTCGCGGTCGCGCCCGCCGAGCTGGAGGGCGCGTTCAGCGAGGGCATCGGGTTCGACGGCTCGGCCATCGAGGGCTTCGCGCGCGTCTATGAGTCGGACATGGTCGCCAAGCCCGACCCGTCCACCTTCCAGGTGCTGCCGTGGGAGACGCCGGAGGGCAGCCCGTACTCCGCGCGGATGTTCTGCGACATCGCGATGCCGGACGGCTCGCCGTCGTGGGCCGACCCGCGGCACGTGCTGCGCCGTCAGCTGTCGAAGGCCAGCGAGGCCGGGTTCACCTGCTACGTGCACCCGGAGATCGAGTTCTTCCTGCTCGCCAACCTCCCCGACGACGGCCGCGAGCCGGAGCCGGCGGACAACGGCGGCTACTTCGACCAGGCCGCGCACGCCACCGCGACGCATTTCCGCAGGCACGCGATCGAAACGCTCGAAGCGATGGGCATCTCGGTCGAGTTCAGCCACCACGAGGGCGCGCCGGGCCAGCAGGAGATCGACCTGCGCTACGCCGACGCGCTCACCATGGCCGACAACGTGATGACCTTCCGCTACGTGGTCAAGGAGGTCGCGCTCACCCAGGGCGTGCACGCGACCTTCATGCCGAAGCCGTTCACCGGCCAGCCCGGCTCCGGGATGCACACCCACGTCAGCCTGTTCGAAGGCGACCGCAACGCGTTCTACGACGCCGAGGACCCGCACGAACTCTCTGAGACCGGCAAGGCGTTCGTCGCCGGGGTCCTGCACTACGCCAAGGAAATCTCCGCGGTCACCAACCAGTGGGTCAACTCTTACAAGCGGCTGATCAGCGGCAGCGAAGCGCCGACGACGGTCTCGTGGGGCAGGGCGAACCGGTCCGCGCTCGTGCGGGTGCCGATGTACTCGCCGGGCAAGGCGTCCTCGCGCCGGGTGGAGATCCGGACGCTCGATTCGGCGTGCAACCCGTACCTGGCCTATTCGGTGATCCTGGCCGCCGGGCTGAAGGGCATCGAAAAGGGCTACGAGCTGCCGCCGCCCGCCGAGGACAACATCTGGCAGCTGTCCGATGCCGAACGCCGCGCGGCGGGCTACGCGCAGCTGCCGCAGAACCTCGGCGAAGCGCTTGCCGAGATGGAGAAATCCGAGCTGCTGCCGGAAGCTCTGGGCGAGCACGTCTACGACTTCTTCTTGCGCAACAAGCGGGTCGAATGGGACAACTACCGCAGCGCGGTCACGCCCTACGAGCTCCGCACGCTGTTGCCGATGCTCTGA
- a CDS encoding MFS transporter — protein MTVETLPARKLHRAWFVAAAAFVALLAAAGFRAAPGVLIDPLHQEFGWSRATIGAAVSVNLVLYGLFAPFAAALMERFGIRRVSATALFVVALGAGGTVFMSASWQLILCWGVLVGLGTGSMAMSFAAMVATRWFVRHRGVVTGVLTAAGATGQLIFLPIIASLAVSDGWRTASMVVSIAALAVVPVVLLAVRDHPADVGTVAYGAPEGTEVARPEPKTGTVRRGLSVLFQAARTRTFWLLAIGFAICGATTNGLVSTHFVPAAHDHGMPQTTAASLLALVGIFDVVGTIASGWLTDRVDPRILLGIYYALRGVSLALLPQLFTNSVQPSMWAFILFYGLDWVATVPPTVALCIRSFGEAGPIVFGWVFACHQLGAAFAASAAGAVRDQLGDYAVAWYVAAGLAVIASVASLSITRSGKPQLAQVG, from the coding sequence GTGACCGTTGAGACCCTCCCCGCCCGCAAGCTGCACCGTGCCTGGTTCGTCGCGGCAGCCGCGTTCGTAGCGCTCTTGGCCGCGGCCGGCTTCCGCGCCGCGCCGGGCGTCCTGATCGACCCGTTGCACCAAGAGTTCGGCTGGTCCCGCGCAACGATTGGTGCCGCTGTTTCGGTCAACCTCGTCCTGTACGGCCTCTTCGCGCCCTTCGCGGCCGCTCTGATGGAGCGCTTCGGCATCCGGCGCGTTTCGGCGACCGCGCTCTTCGTTGTCGCCCTCGGTGCTGGCGGCACGGTCTTCATGAGCGCCAGCTGGCAGCTGATCCTCTGCTGGGGCGTGCTCGTCGGCCTCGGCACGGGCTCGATGGCGATGAGCTTCGCGGCGATGGTCGCGACGCGCTGGTTCGTACGCCACCGCGGCGTCGTAACCGGCGTACTGACCGCCGCAGGCGCGACTGGACAGCTGATCTTCCTGCCGATCATCGCGTCACTCGCCGTCAGCGACGGCTGGCGTACGGCGTCGATGGTGGTCTCGATCGCCGCTCTCGCGGTCGTGCCGGTCGTGCTGTTGGCCGTACGCGACCACCCGGCCGACGTCGGCACTGTCGCGTATGGAGCGCCCGAAGGCACCGAAGTAGCCCGCCCGGAGCCGAAGACCGGCACCGTCCGCCGCGGCCTGAGCGTGCTGTTCCAGGCGGCACGTACGCGAACCTTCTGGCTCCTCGCGATCGGCTTCGCCATCTGCGGAGCGACGACGAACGGCTTGGTCAGCACGCACTTCGTCCCGGCCGCGCACGACCACGGGATGCCGCAGACCACGGCCGCGAGCCTGCTCGCCCTCGTCGGCATCTTCGACGTTGTCGGGACCATCGCGTCCGGCTGGCTCACCGACCGGGTCGACCCGCGGATCTTGCTCGGCATCTACTACGCGCTGCGGGGCGTCTCGCTCGCCCTCCTCCCGCAGCTGTTCACGAACTCGGTCCAGCCGAGCATGTGGGCGTTCATTCTCTTCTACGGCCTCGACTGGGTGGCGACCGTTCCGCCGACGGTCGCGCTCTGCATTCGCTCGTTCGGGGAGGCCGGACCGATCGTTTTCGGCTGGGTTTTCGCCTGCCACCAGCTGGGCGCGGCGTTCGCCGCCTCGGCCGCGGGCGCGGTGCGCGACCAGCTCGGCGACTACGCCGTCGCCTGGTACGTCGCGGCCGGACTCGCGGTGATCGCCTCGGTCGCGTCGCTGTCCATCACCCGATCCGGGAAACCCCAGCTCGCGCAGGTCGGCTGA
- a CDS encoding LppX_LprAFG lipoprotein, translating to MLSRRALPVLLLFGLAAGCSAAPPLPAAGELLAAAKTNFAAVRSLRFTVGVNGVLPGLPMTKLSGDMTLQGKGAVSGRAEFVDRAFTFAVSGSTATTKDAKGHETTGSTAFTASRYLGPGGSLVELLGALRQPQTEIREVIQQIDGYRVGGTLPRAVAAKLIPQIHSDVNVKVWVTVAEPRRFARMWLQVPPASERDSPVMYEVLLTDQQP from the coding sequence ATGCTCAGCCGACGTGCCCTGCCGGTGCTGCTGCTCTTCGGGTTGGCCGCCGGTTGCTCTGCGGCACCTCCGCTGCCCGCGGCAGGTGAGCTGCTCGCCGCCGCGAAGACGAACTTCGCCGCGGTCCGGAGCTTGCGCTTCACCGTCGGTGTCAACGGGGTGTTGCCTGGACTGCCGATGACGAAACTCAGCGGTGACATGACGCTGCAGGGCAAGGGCGCGGTGTCCGGCCGCGCCGAGTTCGTCGATCGAGCGTTCACGTTCGCTGTCTCCGGCAGCACCGCGACCACGAAGGACGCGAAAGGGCACGAAACGACCGGCTCCACGGCCTTCACCGCGAGCCGCTACCTCGGGCCGGGCGGGAGCCTCGTCGAACTGCTCGGCGCACTCCGGCAGCCGCAGACCGAGATTCGCGAGGTCATCCAGCAGATCGACGGTTATCGCGTCGGCGGGACACTGCCGCGGGCAGTCGCCGCGAAGCTGATCCCGCAGATCCACTCGGATGTGAACGTGAAGGTCTGGGTCACGGTCGCCGAGCCACGCCGCTTCGCGCGGATGTGGCTGCAAGTGCCGCCGGCGTCGGAGCGCGACAGTCCGGTGATGTACGAGGTCTTGCTGACCGATCAGCAGCCGTAA
- a CDS encoding IS30 family transposase yields the protein MAAERRRYFDLVAEGVGTVEACRAVGVDRRTGHRWRHGRPSRAGRTAVRSPAPPSRPAPVADARPEAQSRFLTQQERLAIADLRRAGAGVRAIARELGRDPATISRELARNARPGSRGYRPYAAQARADARRKRPKTGKIAACPELRDLVQGMLRKKFSPEQISQRLRRDHPDRPELHVTPETVYQALYVQGRGELRRELHRALRTGRAVRKPRRTGEARRPRFAEPMVMISERPAEAADRAVPGHWEGDLIIGKDGASAIATLVERATRYTLLVPLPHGRGADAVRDALVTAMHTLPDHLTRSLTWDQGSEMGRHREFTIATGIPVYFCDPHSPWQRGSNENTNGLLRQYFPKGTDLSLHSPEHLAAVAAELNCRPRKTLGWDTPAERLATLLTETS from the coding sequence TTGGCGGCGGAACGCCGCCGGTATTTTGATCTTGTGGCGGAAGGCGTGGGAACGGTCGAGGCGTGCCGGGCTGTCGGGGTCGACCGGCGGACCGGGCACCGGTGGCGGCACGGGCGGCCGAGCCGGGCGGGGCGGACGGCCGTGCGGTCGCCGGCCCCGCCCTCGCGTCCGGCCCCCGTCGCCGATGCCCGCCCCGAGGCGCAGTCGCGGTTCCTGACGCAGCAGGAACGGCTGGCGATCGCCGACCTGCGCCGGGCAGGGGCCGGGGTCCGCGCGATCGCCCGGGAACTGGGCCGCGATCCCGCCACGATCAGCCGCGAACTGGCCCGCAACGCCCGTCCCGGCAGCCGCGGCTACCGGCCCTACGCGGCCCAGGCCCGCGCCGACGCGCGCCGCAAACGGCCCAAGACCGGCAAGATCGCGGCCTGTCCCGAGCTGCGCGACCTCGTGCAGGGCATGCTGCGCAAGAAGTTCAGCCCGGAGCAGATCAGCCAGCGGCTGCGCCGCGACCACCCCGACCGCCCGGAGCTGCACGTGACCCCCGAAACCGTCTACCAGGCCCTCTACGTCCAAGGCCGCGGCGAACTGCGCCGCGAACTGCACCGCGCGCTGCGCACCGGCCGCGCCGTGCGCAAACCCCGCCGCACCGGCGAAGCCCGCCGGCCCCGCTTCGCCGAACCCATGGTCATGATCAGCGAACGCCCCGCCGAAGCCGCCGACCGCGCCGTCCCCGGCCACTGGGAAGGCGACCTGATCATCGGCAAGGACGGAGCCTCCGCCATCGCCACCCTGGTCGAACGCGCCACCCGCTACACGCTCCTGGTCCCCCTGCCCCACGGCCGCGGCGCCGACGCCGTCCGCGACGCCCTCGTCACCGCCATGCACACCCTGCCCGACCACCTGACACGGTCCCTGACCTGGGACCAAGGCTCGGAAATGGGCCGACACCGCGAATTCACCATCGCCACCGGCATCCCCGTCTACTTCTGCGACCCCCACAGCCCCTGGCAACGCGGCAGCAACGAAAACACCAACGGCCTGCTGCGCCAGTACTTCCCCAAAGGCACCGACCTCTCCCTCCACAGCCCCGAACACCTCGCCGCCGTCGCCGCAGAGCTCAACTGCCGCCCACGCAAAACGCTCGGCTGGGACACCCCAGCCGAACGCCTCGCTACACTCCTCACCGAAACCAGCTAA
- a CDS encoding alpha/beta fold hydrolase, translating to MSRHPSASPYARRIFALAASGLLATTLVACSSNTEQALPSPTVESHAPSGPVPAGLERFYRQSMSWSACAPYATSDDAQSAFRAQGIECGRLTVPLNYDKPDGQAITIGVLRHRASDQGDRIGSLLVNPGGPGASGMVAAAGLLDRVNQSDLGKRFDLVGFDPRGIGASEPQIKCLTGPERDAERADDSETDGSPAGVAKQEAEQKDFASKCAQRTKYGDDMLSHVGTRDVVKDMDVLRSVLGDQKLTYLGYSYGTRIGSTYAETFPKNVRALVLDGAVDPTQSPEDSLIAQGQGFGTAFNEFAKWCAARQDCALGQDPAAATKQFQDLTRRLIDFPVPVGDGRKLSYEDATTGAIQALYQESLWQYLNTGLNELKLQRGTTLEKLADIYNERGPDGRYGTTQDAFTAIRCVDDPRVTDPKQILDAQEKYVKVAPFLDDGRQASSARDACAFWPVPNTSQPHEPNVPGLPKTLTISTTNDPATPYQAGVNLAKALNGALLTFEGTQHTVFLQGNSCVDKVGTAYLIDGTTPPAGTRCKAS from the coding sequence GTGTCCCGTCATCCCAGCGCCAGCCCGTACGCCCGCCGAATCTTCGCGCTAGCGGCTTCCGGCCTGCTCGCGACCACGCTCGTGGCGTGCTCGTCGAACACGGAACAGGCCCTGCCCTCGCCCACGGTCGAATCGCACGCCCCGTCCGGCCCGGTGCCCGCCGGACTCGAGCGGTTCTATCGGCAGAGCATGTCCTGGTCCGCCTGTGCACCCTACGCGACCTCGGACGACGCCCAGTCCGCCTTCCGAGCGCAGGGCATCGAGTGCGGCCGGTTGACCGTCCCGCTGAACTATGACAAACCGGATGGGCAGGCCATCACCATCGGCGTGCTGCGGCACCGCGCGAGCGACCAGGGCGACCGGATCGGTTCGCTTCTGGTGAACCCGGGCGGACCGGGCGCTTCGGGCATGGTCGCCGCGGCGGGGCTGCTCGACCGGGTGAACCAGTCCGACCTCGGCAAGCGGTTCGACCTGGTCGGCTTCGACCCGCGGGGGATCGGCGCGAGCGAACCGCAGATCAAGTGCCTGACCGGGCCAGAGCGCGACGCCGAACGTGCCGACGACAGCGAGACGGACGGTTCGCCCGCTGGCGTCGCGAAGCAGGAAGCGGAGCAAAAGGACTTCGCCTCGAAGTGTGCGCAGCGGACGAAATACGGCGACGACATGCTCTCGCACGTCGGTACGCGCGACGTCGTGAAGGACATGGATGTGCTGCGCAGCGTCCTCGGCGACCAGAAGCTCACATACCTCGGCTACTCGTATGGCACGCGCATCGGCTCCACGTATGCGGAGACCTTCCCGAAGAACGTGCGCGCGCTGGTCCTAGACGGCGCTGTCGACCCGACGCAGAGCCCGGAGGATTCGCTCATCGCGCAGGGGCAGGGCTTCGGCACTGCGTTCAACGAGTTCGCGAAGTGGTGCGCGGCGCGTCAGGACTGCGCGCTAGGCCAGGACCCGGCTGCTGCGACGAAGCAGTTTCAGGACCTTACGCGCCGGCTGATCGACTTCCCGGTCCCTGTCGGCGACGGGCGCAAGCTTTCCTATGAAGACGCGACGACAGGCGCGATCCAGGCGCTGTACCAGGAGAGTCTCTGGCAGTACCTGAACACCGGGCTGAACGAGTTGAAGCTCCAGCGCGGCACCACGCTCGAGAAGCTTGCCGACATCTACAACGAGCGCGGCCCGGACGGCAGGTACGGCACGACGCAGGACGCCTTCACCGCGATCCGCTGTGTCGACGACCCGCGCGTCACGGATCCGAAGCAGATCCTGGACGCGCAGGAGAAGTACGTGAAGGTCGCGCCGTTCCTGGACGACGGCCGCCAGGCCAGCTCCGCGAGGGACGCCTGCGCCTTCTGGCCGGTGCCGAACACGTCGCAGCCGCACGAACCGAACGTGCCGGGTCTGCCGAAGACGCTGACGATCTCGACCACTAACGACCCGGCGACGCCGTACCAGGCCGGTGTCAACCTCGCGAAGGCGCTGAACGGCGCACTGCTCACCTTCGAAGGCACGCAGCACACGGTGTTCCTGCAGGGGAACTCCTGTGTCGACAAGGTCGGGACGGCGTACCTGATCGACGGCACGACGCCGCCGGCGGGCACTCGCTGCAAGGCCAGCTGA
- the secA2 gene encoding accessory Sec system translocase SecA2 — protein MALISRVGKRLRRIIQRPGSVELTRYEALLPAVEKLEPELEKLDDAELTERAGKLRDAIGGAASFTDDQLVEVCALGREAARRKLGERAFDVQLLGTMGLLTGHVVQMETGEGKTLAGALAAAGYALRGRRVHVVTVNDYLARRDAEWMKPVYDLLGVTVGWVEPAHSKEERKEVYGQEVTYGAVAEIGFDVLRDRLVTQAADLVQRAPEVAIVDEADSVLVDEARVPLVMAGSIDHNDADEEVAKIVRRLRLGLHYETDSEGRNAWLTSAGASVVEKSLGGIDLYDESGSDRLAAVNVALHAHALLTRDVDYLVRDGKVQLINAARGRVAELQRWPDGLQAAVEAKEQVAATDRGEILDSITVQALLARYPEVAGMTGTAVAVAEQLREFYRLEVAVIPPNTPNVREDQPDRVFASPSQKLRAIEEEIRTVHETGRPILVGTQDVAESEELAEKLAKADLPCVVLNARNDAEEAAIIAEAGTKGAVTVSTQMAGRGTDIRLGGSDGASREEVAELGGLHVIGTARYPSSRLDGQLRGRSGRQGDPGSAIFFASLNDDLVLSNAPDLPDGIDADSETGEITDPAAHRQLNHAQRVAEGVDLEIHRNTWRYTRLIERQRAELLEHRDKVLHTALAAEELEKAQEEKFGELKEKLDDDERVEQICREVRLFHLDQLWSDHLAYLTDVRESIHLRALARETPLDEFHRAAIPEFHKIIAESAARAAKTLEEAEITDDGIDLADAGVRRANTTWTYLVHDNPFDSDFEQTVKKVRSMMRMKKS, from the coding sequence GTGGCATTGATCAGCCGGGTGGGCAAGCGGCTCCGCCGGATCATCCAGCGGCCGGGCAGCGTCGAGCTGACCCGCTACGAAGCGCTGCTGCCCGCTGTCGAGAAGCTCGAACCGGAGCTGGAGAAGCTCGACGACGCCGAACTCACCGAGCGCGCGGGCAAGCTGCGAGACGCGATCGGCGGTGCCGCCTCGTTCACCGACGACCAGCTGGTCGAGGTCTGCGCGCTCGGCCGCGAGGCGGCCCGGCGCAAGCTCGGCGAACGTGCCTTCGACGTCCAGCTGCTCGGCACGATGGGCCTGCTCACCGGCCACGTCGTGCAGATGGAGACCGGTGAAGGCAAGACGCTGGCCGGCGCGTTGGCCGCGGCCGGGTACGCGCTGCGCGGCCGCCGCGTGCACGTGGTGACCGTCAACGACTACCTCGCCCGCCGCGACGCGGAGTGGATGAAGCCGGTGTACGACCTGCTCGGCGTCACCGTCGGCTGGGTCGAGCCAGCGCACTCGAAGGAGGAGCGCAAGGAGGTCTACGGCCAGGAGGTCACCTACGGCGCGGTCGCCGAGATCGGCTTCGACGTGCTGCGCGACCGGCTGGTGACCCAGGCCGCCGACCTGGTGCAGCGCGCTCCCGAGGTGGCCATCGTCGACGAGGCCGACTCGGTGCTGGTCGACGAGGCGCGGGTGCCGCTGGTGATGGCCGGCTCGATCGACCACAACGACGCCGACGAGGAGGTCGCCAAGATCGTCCGGCGGCTGCGGCTCGGCCTGCACTACGAGACCGACTCCGAGGGCCGCAACGCGTGGCTGACCAGCGCCGGCGCCTCGGTGGTGGAGAAGTCGCTCGGCGGCATCGACCTGTACGACGAGTCCGGCTCGGACCGGCTCGCCGCGGTGAACGTCGCCCTGCACGCGCACGCTCTGCTCACGCGCGACGTCGACTACCTGGTCCGCGACGGCAAGGTGCAGCTGATCAACGCCGCCCGCGGCCGGGTCGCCGAACTGCAGCGCTGGCCGGACGGCCTGCAGGCGGCGGTCGAGGCGAAGGAGCAGGTCGCCGCCACCGACCGAGGCGAGATCCTGGACTCGATCACCGTGCAGGCACTGCTCGCCCGCTACCCGGAGGTGGCGGGCATGACCGGTACCGCGGTGGCGGTCGCCGAGCAGCTGCGCGAGTTCTACCGGCTCGAGGTCGCGGTGATCCCGCCGAACACCCCGAACGTCCGCGAGGACCAGCCGGACCGGGTCTTCGCCTCGCCGTCGCAGAAGCTGCGCGCGATCGAGGAAGAGATCCGCACGGTGCACGAGACCGGGCGGCCGATCCTCGTCGGCACCCAGGACGTGGCCGAGTCCGAGGAACTGGCCGAAAAGCTGGCGAAGGCCGACCTGCCGTGCGTCGTGCTGAACGCGCGCAACGACGCCGAAGAGGCCGCGATCATCGCCGAGGCGGGCACGAAGGGCGCGGTCACCGTGTCCACCCAGATGGCCGGCCGCGGCACCGACATCCGGCTCGGCGGCAGCGACGGCGCGAGCCGCGAGGAGGTCGCCGAACTGGGCGGTCTGCACGTGATCGGCACCGCTCGGTACCCGTCCAGCCGGCTCGACGGGCAGCTGCGCGGCCGGTCCGGACGACAGGGCGACCCGGGCAGCGCGATCTTCTTCGCGAGCTTGAACGACGACCTGGTGCTGTCGAACGCACCGGACCTGCCAGACGGCATCGACGCCGACAGCGAGACCGGCGAGATCACCGACCCTGCCGCGCACCGCCAGCTCAACCACGCTCAGCGCGTCGCCGAGGGCGTCGATCTGGAGATCCACCGCAACACCTGGCGCTACACCCGGCTGATCGAACGGCAGCGCGCCGAGCTGCTGGAACACCGCGACAAGGTGCTGCACACCGCGCTCGCCGCCGAGGAGCTGGAGAAGGCGCAGGAGGAGAAGTTCGGCGAGCTGAAGGAGAAGCTGGACGACGACGAGCGGGTCGAGCAGATCTGCCGCGAGGTCCGGCTGTTCCACCTCGACCAGCTGTGGTCGGATCACCTGGCGTATCTGACCGACGTGCGCGAAAGCATCCACCTGCGCGCGCTGGCCCGCGAGACGCCGCTGGACGAGTTCCACCGCGCGGCGATCCCGGAATTCCACAAGATCATCGCCGAGTCCGCGGCCCGGGCGGCGAAGACGCTGGAAGAAGCCGAGATCACCGACGACGGCATCGACCTCGCCGACGCCGGGGTGCGGCGGGCCAACACCACCTGGACCTACCTGGTGCACGACAACCCGTTCGACTCCGACTTCGAGCAGACGGTCAAGAAGGTCCGCAGCATGATGCGGATGAAGAAGTCCTGA